Proteins co-encoded in one Nicotiana sylvestris chromosome 7, ASM39365v2, whole genome shotgun sequence genomic window:
- the LOC104220840 gene encoding uncharacterized protein — translation MVRSMMSYSDLPSSFWGHALETANYVLNLVPSKSVPLTPTELWTGRKPSLRHIRVWGCPAHVLKGKTDKLEARTDVCVFIGYPKGTKGGLFYCPKEKKVIVSTNAKFLEEDYLMNHVPRSKLVLQELSEGMETQSSENQNDHIQTPEVDFDIPLHFNSGRNVNRLNVRQQQVPAVILPQSSGSHVEQTIQQEEVVDIPVDSMETHVSDDVVVQPQNQSDVVATDVVHSRSGREIRQPVRYTLLGESYDQIPEEPTSEHVNYDQAQHDKDADKWVAAMKSEMESMYSNQV, via the coding sequence ATGGTTAGATCAATGATGAGTTATTCCGATTTGCCTTCGTCTTTTTGGGGACATGCCTTAGAAACGGCGAATTATGTTCTGAACTTAGTTCCTTCAAAGTCAGTACCCTTGACCCCTACAGAATTGTGGACTGGGCGCAAGCCTAGTCTGCGGCATATTCGAGTTTGGGGTTGTCCGGCACATGTGCTAAAGGGGAAAACGGATAAATTGGAGGCAAGAACGGATGTATGCGTGTTTATAGGTTATCCAAAAGGGACGAAAGGTGGTTTATTCTATTGTCCTAAAGAGAAAAAGGTAATTGTTAGCACAAATGCCAAGTTTCTAGAAGAGGActatttgatgaaccatgttcctagaagtaaacttGTTTTACAGGAACTTAGCGAAGGAATGGAAACTCAGTCATCTGAAAATCAAAACGACCATATCCAAACCCCGGAAGTCGATTTTGACATACCATTGCACTTTAATAGTGGGAGAAATGTCAATAGACTTAATGTCCGACAACAACAAGTGCCCGCAGTCATACTACCACAAAGTAGTGGGAGTCATGTTGAGCAGACTATACAACAGGAAGAAGTCGTTGATATCCCTGTGGATAGCATGGAGACTCATGTTTCTGATGATGTTGTGGTTCAACCACAAAATCAAAGTGATGTAGTTGCAACTGATGTAGTGCATAGTCGTAGTGGAAGAGAAATAAGACAGCCAGTTCGTTATACGctcttgggagaatcatatgatcAGATCCCTGAGGAGCCTACCTCCGAACATGTCAATTACGACCAAGCACAACATGATAAGGATGCCGATAAGTGGGTTGCTGCTATGAAATCAGAGATGGAGTCTATGTACTCTAATCAGGTCTAG